CACATAAAGATTTGGAATCAGGTTGTACTGGAACATTACAGGTACAGTAATATAATCTAATTTAGTAGAAGCTGAAAATTTTGTTCCTCCTAACGTATAATCTGATTTATTACCATATTGTGAATATTGAACCTCCGGCTGAACACTGAATGATGCAGCCAATGGAATGTTAGCAAATACTCCTGCGTTGAATCCTATTTTAGATTTCTGGTCATCAAGACCACTGTCTTTTGAAAGTGAAGATACGTTCATTCCCCCTTTTACCCCAAATGTTACTGGATTGGAAGATGTATTTCCTGTCTGTTGAGCGAATGCGAATGTTCCTGCAGTTAACGCTAATCCTAAAATTAACTTTTTCATAACTTTAATTTTTTTAATTTTACTCTTTCTTAATTTTAAATTTTACTACTGTTCAGCATTTTCAGTTGAACGCAGAGTATCTTTCAAATTGCTTGCCAAAAATATTTTTTATGAGTAAAATCAATAAAAAAATCACTTAGTGTTTAAGTGATTTTATTGTTATGTATTTAATTTTCAGTATATTGTAAATTAAATTAAACATTTGTTTAGAAAGTGTCTAAATTGACAATTTTGTCAAAAATAGCTTTTAAAGAGAATTTGTTTTTCCAAAAAAGCGTTAAGCATCATTTAATTTTCTATAAAAAGACAAAGATTCAAGGATATTTTCCTGGCTGCACTGATGATCATACGTACAAGAGCCTATTCCTGAAAGCAGAGAAAAGTTGATTTTACTGTCTGTATTCTTTTTGTCATTTAATAATAGCGCTGTGATATCTTCATCTTTAAAATCGCTGATATCAAGGTATGGATAATATCTCTGAATATTTTCAATGATCATTTTTGCATCTTCTTCAGAAATAAGATTCTCAAGACAGGCAAGATGCGCTTCTGCGATCATTCCCATAGCAACTGCTTCACCGTGAAGGATAGGATTTTCCTGTTGTAAGCATAAACTTTCTACAGCATGGCCTATTGTATGTCCGAAATTAAGTGTCTTTCTGATGTTTTGCTCATGGAAGTCCTGATCTACCACATTCTGCTTGATATTCATTGATCTCTGAATATGTGGAATTACCGTTTCCACTTCCAGCTTACGGATCTGAATCAGCTGATCCCAATGATTTTTATCAGCAATTAATCCGTGCTTAAGCATTTCAGCAAAGCCACTTCTTAATTCTTTAAAAGGTAATGTTTCTAAGAATTTTGGGAAAATAAAGATCTGTTCAGGAAAAGCAAAAGTTCCCACCATATTTTTAAAGTGCATCAGATCAATCCCTGTTTTTCCTCCTATGGAAGCATCACACATGGATAAAAGGGTAGTAGGAATGTTGATAAACTGTATTCCTCTTTTATAAGTAGATGCAACAAATCCGCCCATATCCGTAATTACACCGCCACCAAGATTGATAACCAATGCTTTTCTATCCGCCTGCATCTCCGTGAGAATTTCCCAAAGCTGATTGGCTGTCTGGATATTTTTCATTTCTTCTCCGGCTTCAATCTCTAAAATTTCAAAACCAAGATCGGTTTCCATATTTCCTAAAAGAACAGGAAGGCAGTATTCATGGGTATTTTCATCTACAAGAATGAAAATTTTACTGAAAGATTTTTCGTGAAGAAACTCGTTTAGCTGTGAAAAATTATCGTTTAATATTGTTATCATCTTCAAATTTATGTAAAGTTAAAATGTAAACTATAGTGCAAAGTTATGATTCTTAATTTTTAACTCGTAACTAAATTACTATCTTTGCAGAAATTTTTAGAATGAGCAGAGATAATAATAATTCAGACAGACCAAAGAGACCAAGAATTTCAACCAAGAAAAGTTCTGATGATTCTCGTGCTTCCAGATCTGGAAATTCTTCAGGATCAAAGCCTTTTAAGAAACCGTTCTCTAAAGACGGGGGAAGAAAAGGGGCAGAACATCAGGGATCCAACTCAAGATTTGAAAAGAAACCTTTCAAAAGAAATACAGACAGCTCCGAAGGTTCCAACGATGAGATGGGATCAAAATCTGAAAGAAAACCATACATCACGAACAAAAGTGAGAGTTATGAGAAAAAATCTTTCGGAAAACCAAAGAGAGGAGGAAAGAGCTTTGATGCAAGAGATAAATATGAAAGAGGTAGTCTGAAATATGGCAGAAGACCCTCTAATGGAGATGAAAGAGAAGACAGAGCAAAATCTTTTGTACAAAAAAGAAGGTTAAACAAAATTGACAAGGATGTTCATAAAGACACGATCCGTCTCAATAAGTATATTGCCAATTCAGGGATCTGCAGTAGGAGAGAAGCTGATGAGCTTATTACTCAGGGTCTTGTAGAAGTAAACGGAAAGGTAGTCAATGAAATGGGTTATCAGGTACAGAAAACCGACAGAGTAGTTTTTGACGGACAAAGTATTACTCCGGAAAAACCTGTTTATGTACTTTTGAATAAACCAAAAGGTTACATTTCTACGACGAAAGATGACAAAGCCAGAAAAACAGTAATGGATCTTGTAGCGAATGCTTCTCCTTACAGAGTTTTCCCGGTTGGAAGATTAGACCGTTCTACAACGGGTGTTATTTTATTGACGAATGACGGACACATGACTAAAAAATTAACGCATCCATCTTTTGATGCTAAAAAGATTTATCATGTAACATTAGATAAAAAACTTACGGGTGAAGATTTACGTCTTATCGCAGAAGGAATCCGTCTTGATGAAGGAGTAGCGGTTGTTGACCAGATTTCGTACATTGAAGGAAAACCTAAAAATGAGATCGGAATTGAAATTCATATCGGATGGAATCGTGTTATCAGAAGAATATTCCAAAGATTAGGATACGAAGTGGAAGCTTTAGACAGAGTGATGTTTGCCGGATTAACGAAGAAGAATATCAAGAGAGGACACTGGAGAATCCTTACAGAACTGGAAGTAAATAACCTTAAAATGCTTTAAAATAATGATGAATTATGAGTTATAAATGATGAATGACAGATTCTTCAGTTTGTAACTTAATTTCATTCTTTTTAAACAGTATATTTAAGTGTAAAGAATAAAAAAGCGCAGAATTGTTTTCTGCGCTTTTTGTTTTATATGGTGATGAAGTCTATCATTAAAGTATTTCTTAATTCATAGCTCATCATTTATAATTCATCATTATCCTAACACGGTTACTCCTTTTTCAATCATGTCGTAGATGGCATCTCTGGCATTGTCAGGTTTTACGTTTACAGCACGTGTTCCGTTGAAATGAAGGCAGGTTACATATCCGTTGGCCACAGCATCCTGAGCCGTGAATTTAACGCAGTAATCTAATGCTAATCCTACGATTTCAACCAATTGAATGTCGTGGTATTTCAAGAAATCATCCAATCCGGTTTTCATAAAATGATTATTATCCTGGAATCCGCTATAGCTGTCTATTTCAATATTTTTACCTTTTTGTATAATGTGGGTTACTTTATCTCTGTTCAGATCTTTGTGAAATTCTGCTCCGAAAGTTCCCTGAATACAATGATCCGGCCACATAAACTGTGGAACACCATTCAAAATAATACTTTCTCCTACCTTTCTGCCATTGCTGCTTGCAAAACTTTTATGACCTGCAGGATGCCAGTCCTGCGTCAAAACCACCTGATCATATTCATTTTCCTCCATCAGAAGATTGATGTAAGGAATAATTTCGTTGGCTCCAGGGACTGCAAGTGCTCCGCCTTCACAAAAATCATTCTGTACATCGACTATTATTAATGCTTTTTTCATATTTTGATTTCTCGAATTTTTGATAAATTTAAAAAAACTAAACCACAAAAATTTGTCCAAAACCGAATTATCGGACAAATCGGCAATGTAAATTTTCAATACTCCCGAAATGAGTGGTTTAAAATTAAAATAATTGTATTTTCTTTGAAAAGTATGGCATTTTTGGGACATACACCAAATCTCAATAACGTATCTTTGCAGGAAATAAGTATTTTTTATGTCATTTGAGTCTTTAGGATTATCACACAATATTATTCGTTCTGTTAACAAATTGGGGTATTTAAAACCATTTCCAATTCAGGAGCAGGCTGTTCCCGTAATTTTACAAGGGAAAGATCTGATGGGAATTGCACAGACAGGTTCTGGTAAAACAGCTTGTTTTGTGATGCCGATTTTAGAAAAACTACAGAATTCGGAAGTTAAAAAAGACCGTAATGTTCAGGTTTTAATATTGGTTCCTACCCGTGAATTGGCTATTCAGATTGATGAAGTTTTCAGAGCTTTTACAGAAAATCTGAAAAGAGAAGTCCGAACAATGGCTGTTTATGGAGGGGTTTCTATCAACCCGCAAATGAAAGGAATGTTTGGGGTGGAAGTTCTGATTGCAACTCCGGGGCGTTTATTAGACTTAATTGATCATAATGCTTTGAGTATTTCAGGAATTAAACATCTGGTGATTGACGAGGCAGATAAAATGTTTCAGCTGGGCTTTGGTGAAGAGATGAATAAGCTTTTTGCGATGATGCCGATAGCCAAACAAACCACTTTATTTTCAGCAACTTTAAATGATAAAGTTTCTGAGATGAAAGAACGTCTGTCCATTAATCCTACCCTTATTGAAATTAAAAAAGAAGAAGTTGAGATAGATAATATCGAACAGCTGGCCTATCATGTTTCTCCGGAAAATAAAGGTCCTTTTTTAAGATATTTAATTAAGGAAAAGAAAGTTGAAAAAGCTCTTATTTTTGTCTCGTCCACAAGATCTGCAGACAATTTGGTAGAGAAGCTTAAAAAGAATAAAATTAAAGCTGTGGCGATTCATAGTCAAAAGTCACAGGGGGCCCGTAGAAATAATCTGGAAGAATTTAAAGTAAATGGAGCTCAGATTCTGGTGGCTACAGATCTAATTGGCCGTGGAATTCATATTGAATCTCTGCCATGTGTTATCAACTATGAATTACCGCGTTCTCCTTTAGATTATATCCATCGTATTGGTAGAACGGGGCGTGCCAACGAAAAAGGAACAGCAATTAGCATTCTAACGGATGATGAATTACAGCATTTCAGGGTGATTCAAAAGAAAATGGGAAGAAAAGTAACGCTGCAAAGAACAGAAGGTATTGATTTACATGGTTATTAATACTTGATCTTAAATAATACAGGCTTCAGTTTATACAATTGAAGCCTTTTTTAATGAAAAATTGGTACCACAAAAATCATTATCGGTATAATTAATGCTTTATTCACTTTAAATCCTTGAATTTTTGATAAATTCGCACAAGCTGATATTTGAAAATTGTCTGAAAAGAAAATGATCGGACAAATCGGCAATATTTAAAAATTAAAACCCTTGAACAATGAGTGATTTAGAGAAAAAAAAGTTTCCAATAGGACCGTTTGAAGCTCCCGAAAGCATCTGTGACACTACCTTGGATACTTATATCAAAGTGATTAAAGACTTTCCCGGCAGGCTAAAAAATCTCATTGAACATTTTGCAGACGACCAATTGGATACTCCTTACAGAGAAGGAGGCTGGACGGTAAGACAGCTTGTGAACCATCTTTCAGACAGTCATATGAACAGTTTTATCCGTTTTAAGCTGGCTCTTACGGAAGATAATCCTACAATAAAACCCTATGATGAAGCGAAATGGGCAGAACTTCAGGACAGTTTCCATATGCCTGTAAAGCCGGCAATGAGAATGTTGAAAGGAACACACCAAAGATGGGTGGTACTTCTTAAAAGCCTTACCAATAAACAGTTTGAAAGAACTTTTCATCATCCTGAGCACAATAAAAGTTATAATTTAAGAGAAAGCCTTGCTTTGTACGTCTGGCATTGTAATCATCATTTTGCTCATATTGAAAATCTGAAGAAAGAAAAAGGTTGGTAAGAAAGCGTCTTGATAATCCCATATACTACAACGAAATTGTAAAGAGAATTTCTTTGTTATCTGAAAACTCCATTGGAAAATGGGGGAAAATGAGCGTATGTCAAATGGTAAAGCATTGTGATCTAGTTCTTCAGGTAGCCCTGCGGAAAATTGAACTTCCCCGTATTAATGTGGTATTCGAGACTATAGGAATCTTTACAAAAGTAGAAATGTATGTTTTCAATAATGGAATTCCCAGAAACATGCCTACTTTTCAAAAACTAATCGTTAATTTTGAGTGTGATTTTGATGTATCAAAAACCAATCTGCTGAAAACGCTGGAAGAATTCCGGGAAGCTTGTGAAAAGAACAGGCTGCCGGATCATCACAGATTATTCGGTAAAATGACTGAAAAAGACTGGACATTTTTAGAATATAAACATCTTGATCACCATCTAAAACAATTTAATGTATGAGTTTTTTTGATAAAATATTTGGTGGAAAAAGCGAAACCCCTGATCAAAAATCATTCTGGAAAAAGATAGAGTCTGAAGAAGACCTTACAAAAGCTATAGAAGACTCTTTTCAGAATAAAATTGCTATATTCAAGCATTCAACAAGCTGTTTCATCAGTAAAACAGTACTGAGAAACTTTGAAAAAGAAGTGGAAAGTTCAGATCAGTCGGTTCATGTTTATTACCTGGATCTTCTGGCTCACAGACCTGTTTCTAATAAAATAGCCGCAGATTTTGAAATCAGACACGAAAGTCCACAGCTGATTGTAATTGAGAACGGAAAGTCCATCAACAATGCTTCGCACCAGGATATTTCTTTAAGCCAGATTGTATCATGAAGAATATAAATAATTATTTAGCTAAAGTTTTAAATGTTCCGCTTCAAAACGTGAACACCTGTAGCCTGCACTATGAAGTAAAGAAAATTCCTAAAAACCAGTTTCTTCTTCAGTATGGCGAAATATGCCGTCATATATTCTTTGTAGAAAAAGGACTGATAAAAATGTATTCTATTGATAAAAACGGAAAAGAACATATTATACAGTTTGCCCCGGAAAGCTGGCTGATTTCTGACCGAAGCAGTCTTTATTTCAATGAAAAATCCATTTATTATATAGAAGCAGTGGAAGATTCAGAGGTACTGTTTTTACATCCCGATTTCTTTAATAAATTGGTGGAACAATTCCCAAACAGTATTGAGAGAAGTGATTTTCTGCTGCAGAAACATATCAGAAGTCTTCAAAACAGGATCAATTCTTTATTGGGAGAGACTGCAGAAGAAAGATACATGAAATTTATTAAAATGTATCCGGATTTACTGTTGAGAGTTCCACAATGGATGATTGCTTCTTACCTGGGGATTACTCCTGAGAGTCTTAGCCGTGTAAGAAAAGAACTGGCAAGAAAGAATTTTGTTCCTGATAATAAATAAAGAAGGCTGGAAGATGGGAGAGGGAAGCTTGAAGTTCTGGTAAACACAGAAGAACTTGATAGTTATTATTCAAACATCCTTAATAAGAATCGACATAATCTATTCTTAAAACTATAATAACTTCCATCTTCCAGCCTCCTTACTTTCAATAAATTTTTTTGGCAAGATTTCCCACCTGTCTGAGCTTTGCCTGTGTATTTTCCGACCAGGGAAGGCCTATACAAAGTCTCATACAGTTTTCAAACTGCTCCTGAAAGGTAAACATTCTTCCGGGAGCTATACTGATGTTTTGTTTGATAGCCAGATCATATAATTCTGTGGTCCGGATCTTTTTATCAAATTCTACCCATAATGATAATCCTCCCTGTGGACGGCTGGTTTTGGTGCCTTCCGGGAATGATTCTGCAATAGTTTGAACATAATTCTGATAGTTGAACTGTAAGGTTCTACGAAGCTGCTGAAGGTGTTTTTCGTACTTCCCAGATTTCAGAAAGTTGGCGACAGCTTCATTCACAATAGAAATAGAAGATGTGGAATGCAAGAGTTTTAATTTCATGATCTTGTCTTTGTATTTCCCAGGAGCAATCCATCCAACACGATAGCCGGGAGCCAGTGTTTTTGAAATCGAACTGCAGTACAGTACATTTCCGTCTTTATCGAAAGATTTGCAGCATTTTGGACGGCTGGAACCAAAATAAAGGTCTCCATACACATCATCTTCTATCAGCGGAATATTGTTTTCCGACAATATTTTTACAATTTCTTTTTTATTTTCATCAGGCATACAACTTCCCAGCGGAGAATTGAAGTTGGGAATCAACAGACACAGATCTATCTTGGGAATTACTTTTTTTAAGGCTTCAATTTCTATTCCGGTAGTAGGATGGGTGGGAAGTTCCAGTACTTTTAGGCCTAATCCGTTTGCCAGCTGTAAAATACCCGGATAACAGGGACTTTCAATAGCAATTGTGTCTCCTGGTTTTCCCAGAGCCATTAAGCAGAAAGAAAGAGCATTCATTCCGCCATTGGTGGTAATCAAATCATTTTCGCTCAGGTTTCCTCCCCATTGCAAAGAACGTATAGCAATCATTCTTCTGAGCTTCAGATTTCCCTGAAGTTCTTCATAGTCAGTACCTCCGTCTTTTAATTCTCTGATGGCATTCACTATTTCTTTTTTTAGTTTTGCCTGAGGTAAAAGATCTCCGGACGGAATACCGATAGAGAAAAAAGTAAGGTCCTTTTTGCCCATATTTTCATACACTTTACTGATCAGCTCATCCGGTTCATCATTATTGGCAATCAATGACGGACGGCTCACTTCGGGTAAAGGAAGTTTTACAGAGAGCAGCTGGCTTACAAAATATCCTGACTGTGGTTTTGATTCTATCAAAGATTGGGATTCCAGTTCGAGGAAAACACGTTTAGCAGTGTTCATACTCACCTGATGTTCCTGACATAGCATTCTTACCGAAGGAAGCTTGTCTCCGGTCTTTAAAATGCCATTTCTGATCTGCCCTGCAATTCCGTCTGCAATTTCTGTGTATAAAAATTCTTTGCTCATATTTTCAAACTGTGCTCATGCAAATATACAAAACTGATACTGTGTTTATCAAATTATCCTTTCTAATTTTGAACCATCAATTAAAACCTTTCTTACAATGATGACAAATCAGATAACAAAAGATGAAAATATAAGCGGATGGATCAATGGCTTCATTGGTGTTGTATTATTTAGTGGAGGGCTGCCTGCTACCAAACTAGCGGTAATGGAAATGAGCCCAACTTTTGTAACAATAGTCCGTGCAGCTGTTGCCGGAGTATTGGCTTTAATCGTATTATGGGTGGGCAAAGAAAAACGACCGGTGAAAGAACAATTCGTTCCTGTGCTTCTGGTTTCTCTTGGCTGTGTGGTAGGTTTTCCGCTTCTTTCTGCACTGGCTCTTCAGTATCTTACTTCGGCTCACTCCATTGTATTTCTGGGAATGCTGCCTTTGGCAACCGCTATATTTGGAGTTTTCCGTGGGGGTGAGAGGCCTCATCCTATATTTTGGTTTTTTTCGATTGTAGGAAGTCTTTTAGTGATTGGATATGCTGTTTCACAAGGAATATCAGCGTCACCAATTGGCGATATTCTGATGCTGCTGGCAGTTATTTTATGTGGTATGGGCTATGCTGAAGGCGCGAAATTATCCAAAACATTAGGTGGCTGGCAGGTGATTTCCTGGGCTTTGGTACTGGCATTGCCTGTTATGATTCCTTTATTCTTTATTTATTTTCCTGAGGATATTGGACATGTTAGTTTTCAGGGATGGTTTGGGCTGGGCTACATTTCTCTTTTCAGTATGTTTATTGGATTTATATTCTGGTATAAAGGATTAGCACAGGGAGGAATCGCTACTGTGGGACAGCTGCAACTGCTTCAGCCTTTCTTTGGTTTGGCCTTGGCCGCCTGGCTTCTTCATGAGCAGGTGAGCATGGGAATGCTGGGAGTAACGGTAGGAGTGATCTTATGTGTTGCTGGAACTAAGAAATTTGCGAAATAATTAAATATAAAGCATTATGACTTAAGTCATAAGAAAGCTGCTTCACAATAGTCTACCTTTGATCTATCACCACAAAATAGAGTATTATGAAGTTTATTATGTCAAGCCTGCTGATAGGAATTATTGTCCTGAGCTGCAAAAAAGAATCGAGGACAGAAACTCATGTTACAACAGACACTGTCATAGCTGATACCATAAGGACGGATTCTGTTTCTCCTATAAGTCCAATCCCTTCCGATACAGTACATCGTGATACGGTTTCCTCAAAAAAACTTGCAGATACTACAGGAGCTCATAAAAATAAAATTCCAAAGAAATAGTAGTTTTTTCTGTTATTACTTTGAAAAACCCGTTTTCATTAAGTGAAAACGGGTTTTATTGTATTGTTCTCCTATATAATGTCAAAATTCTAGCTTAAAAATGTGGTATCGAAATAGTAATTTAATTGCATTTTTAGTAACGATATTTAGTCAATAAATGAAAAATATGATTGAAGTTGTTAAAATTTTTAACGTTTTTTAACTTTAAAAACAATAATTAAGGTGCGGTTTTTGCATACATCTTAGAATCGATTACCAATATTTTTACTAAGACTAAGAAGAGGAGAAGAAGAAAACAACGCCAAAAACAACTATTATGGTTATCGACGAAAATATTTTGATTTCAGCGGGAGCAGAAACGAAACACTATACCCCTTCAGAAGTGATATTCTGTGAAGGGGATATTCCTACTTATTATTACCAGATTATTAAAGGGGAAGTAAAACTCAACAATTACAATGAGGAGGGAAAAGAATTTATTCAAAACATTTTATCTGACGGAGAAAGCTGTGGGGAATCTATTCTGTTTATAGAAAAACCTTACCCTATGAATGCTGAAGCCATTACAGAATGTAGTGTTCTGAGGCTTCACAAATCTGTCTTTTTCAATTTACTGAATCAAAATCCTGAATTATACATGGAGGTTAACAGTTTTCTTTCTGAACGCCTTT
This region of Chryseobacterium culicis genomic DNA includes:
- a CDS encoding porin family protein translates to MKKLILGLALTAGTFAFAQQTGNTSSNPVTFGVKGGMNVSSLSKDSGLDDQKSKIGFNAGVFANIPLAASFSVQPEVQYSQYGNKSDYTLGGTKFSASTKLDYITVPVMFQYNLIPNLYVEAGPEFGFMVSAKNKFKNESNGDSNTTDNYKDNLNTFNFGIGLGAGYYFTPNLGLTARYVAGLTDVAKNRPSGSDATRNNLFQVGLAYKFK
- the aroB gene encoding 3-dehydroquinate synthase, whose product is MITILNDNFSQLNEFLHEKSFSKIFILVDENTHEYCLPVLLGNMETDLGFEILEIEAGEEMKNIQTANQLWEILTEMQADRKALVINLGGGVITDMGGFVASTYKRGIQFINIPTTLLSMCDASIGGKTGIDLMHFKNMVGTFAFPEQIFIFPKFLETLPFKELRSGFAEMLKHGLIADKNHWDQLIQIRKLEVETVIPHIQRSMNIKQNVVDQDFHEQNIRKTLNFGHTIGHAVESLCLQQENPILHGEAVAMGMIAEAHLACLENLISEEDAKMIIENIQRYYPYLDISDFKDEDITALLLNDKKNTDSKINFSLLSGIGSCTYDHQCSQENILESLSFYRKLNDA
- a CDS encoding pseudouridine synthase — protein: MSRDNNNSDRPKRPRISTKKSSDDSRASRSGNSSGSKPFKKPFSKDGGRKGAEHQGSNSRFEKKPFKRNTDSSEGSNDEMGSKSERKPYITNKSESYEKKSFGKPKRGGKSFDARDKYERGSLKYGRRPSNGDEREDRAKSFVQKRRLNKIDKDVHKDTIRLNKYIANSGICSRREADELITQGLVEVNGKVVNEMGYQVQKTDRVVFDGQSITPEKPVYVLLNKPKGYISTTKDDKARKTVMDLVANASPYRVFPVGRLDRSTTGVILLTNDGHMTKKLTHPSFDAKKIYHVTLDKKLTGEDLRLIAEGIRLDEGVAVVDQISYIEGKPKNEIGIEIHIGWNRVIRRIFQRLGYEVEALDRVMFAGLTKKNIKRGHWRILTELEVNNLKML
- the pncA gene encoding bifunctional nicotinamidase/pyrazinamidase; amino-acid sequence: MKKALIIVDVQNDFCEGGALAVPGANEIIPYINLLMEENEYDQVVLTQDWHPAGHKSFASSNGRKVGESIILNGVPQFMWPDHCIQGTFGAEFHKDLNRDKVTHIIQKGKNIEIDSYSGFQDNNHFMKTGLDDFLKYHDIQLVEIVGLALDYCVKFTAQDAVANGYVTCLHFNGTRAVNVKPDNARDAIYDMIEKGVTVLG
- a CDS encoding DEAD/DEAH box helicase codes for the protein MSFESLGLSHNIIRSVNKLGYLKPFPIQEQAVPVILQGKDLMGIAQTGSGKTACFVMPILEKLQNSEVKKDRNVQVLILVPTRELAIQIDEVFRAFTENLKREVRTMAVYGGVSINPQMKGMFGVEVLIATPGRLLDLIDHNALSISGIKHLVIDEADKMFQLGFGEEMNKLFAMMPIAKQTTLFSATLNDKVSEMKERLSINPTLIEIKKEEVEIDNIEQLAYHVSPENKGPFLRYLIKEKKVEKALIFVSSTRSADNLVEKLKKNKIKAVAIHSQKSQGARRNNLEEFKVNGAQILVATDLIGRGIHIESLPCVINYELPRSPLDYIHRIGRTGRANEKGTAISILTDDELQHFRVIQKKMGRKVTLQRTEGIDLHGY
- a CDS encoding YfiT family bacillithiol transferase, whose product is MSDLEKKKFPIGPFEAPESICDTTLDTYIKVIKDFPGRLKNLIEHFADDQLDTPYREGGWTVRQLVNHLSDSHMNSFIRFKLALTEDNPTIKPYDEAKWAELQDSFHMPVKPAMRMLKGTHQRWVVLLKSLTNKQFERTFHHPEHNKSYNLRESLALYVWHCNHHFAHIENLKKEKGW
- a CDS encoding DUF1569 domain-containing protein, whose product is MVRKRLDNPIYYNEIVKRISLLSENSIGKWGKMSVCQMVKHCDLVLQVALRKIELPRINVVFETIGIFTKVEMYVFNNGIPRNMPTFQKLIVNFECDFDVSKTNLLKTLEEFREACEKNRLPDHHRLFGKMTEKDWTFLEYKHLDHHLKQFNV
- the ytxJ gene encoding bacillithiol system redox-active protein YtxJ — translated: MSFFDKIFGGKSETPDQKSFWKKIESEEDLTKAIEDSFQNKIAIFKHSTSCFISKTVLRNFEKEVESSDQSVHVYYLDLLAHRPVSNKIAADFEIRHESPQLIVIENGKSINNASHQDISLSQIVS
- a CDS encoding Crp/Fnr family transcriptional regulator, giving the protein MKNINNYLAKVLNVPLQNVNTCSLHYEVKKIPKNQFLLQYGEICRHIFFVEKGLIKMYSIDKNGKEHIIQFAPESWLISDRSSLYFNEKSIYYIEAVEDSEVLFLHPDFFNKLVEQFPNSIERSDFLLQKHIRSLQNRINSLLGETAEERYMKFIKMYPDLLLRVPQWMIASYLGITPESLSRVRKELARKNFVPDNK
- a CDS encoding PLP-dependent aminotransferase family protein; amino-acid sequence: MSKEFLYTEIADGIAGQIRNGILKTGDKLPSVRMLCQEHQVSMNTAKRVFLELESQSLIESKPQSGYFVSQLLSVKLPLPEVSRPSLIANNDEPDELISKVYENMGKKDLTFFSIGIPSGDLLPQAKLKKEIVNAIRELKDGGTDYEELQGNLKLRRMIAIRSLQWGGNLSENDLITTNGGMNALSFCLMALGKPGDTIAIESPCYPGILQLANGLGLKVLELPTHPTTGIEIEALKKVIPKIDLCLLIPNFNSPLGSCMPDENKKEIVKILSENNIPLIEDDVYGDLYFGSSRPKCCKSFDKDGNVLYCSSISKTLAPGYRVGWIAPGKYKDKIMKLKLLHSTSSISIVNEAVANFLKSGKYEKHLQQLRRTLQFNYQNYVQTIAESFPEGTKTSRPQGGLSLWVEFDKKIRTTELYDLAIKQNISIAPGRMFTFQEQFENCMRLCIGLPWSENTQAKLRQVGNLAKKIY
- a CDS encoding DMT family transporter, which gives rise to MMTNQITKDENISGWINGFIGVVLFSGGLPATKLAVMEMSPTFVTIVRAAVAGVLALIVLWVGKEKRPVKEQFVPVLLVSLGCVVGFPLLSALALQYLTSAHSIVFLGMLPLATAIFGVFRGGERPHPIFWFFSIVGSLLVIGYAVSQGISASPIGDILMLLAVILCGMGYAEGAKLSKTLGGWQVISWALVLALPVMIPLFFIYFPEDIGHVSFQGWFGLGYISLFSMFIGFIFWYKGLAQGGIATVGQLQLLQPFFGLALAAWLLHEQVSMGMLGVTVGVILCVAGTKKFAK
- a CDS encoding Crp/Fnr family transcriptional regulator, producing MVIDENILISAGAETKHYTPSEVIFCEGDIPTYYYQIIKGEVKLNNYNEEGKEFIQNILSDGESCGESILFIEKPYPMNAEAITECSVLRLHKSVFFNLLNQNPELYMEVNSFLSERLYYKFIMMQNLSSQNPSIRLRGLMDYLKSFQKDLTPYSFLIPLTRQQMASLTGLCVETAIRTIKHMERDKILRIENRKILY